In Methylocystis sp. MJC1, one DNA window encodes the following:
- the scpB gene encoding SMC-Scp complex subunit ScpB, translating to MSRRRNPSAEFDRGLAELPDSLRWREWMGRVEAAIFASPTPVPRETLTQLVGAACRLDDLLADIDAELRPRPYEIVRVAGGWQFRTRPRHAAALRALDGAKHVGAPEFTKLEMVALSAIAYLQPITRGALSRFAGREISRDVIGRLKSCGVIDAGPRAPALGAPISWVTTKRFLEIFALESLRDLPDLEALEAGGLTRPEQNDDIGMELDGVLGVDVGIAEDEEQPETPEFDEPYGEL from the coding sequence ATGAGCCGCCGCCGCAACCCGTCTGCGGAATTCGACCGCGGGCTCGCCGAGCTTCCCGACAGTCTGCGCTGGCGGGAATGGATGGGGCGCGTCGAGGCGGCGATCTTCGCCTCCCCGACGCCGGTCCCGCGCGAGACGCTCACCCAGCTCGTCGGCGCCGCCTGCCGGCTCGACGATCTTCTCGCCGACATCGACGCCGAGCTGCGCCCGCGGCCCTATGAGATCGTCCGCGTCGCCGGCGGCTGGCAATTCCGCACACGGCCGCGCCACGCTGCGGCGCTGCGCGCCCTCGACGGCGCCAAGCATGTCGGGGCGCCGGAATTCACTAAGCTCGAGATGGTCGCGCTCTCGGCCATCGCTTATCTACAGCCGATCACCCGCGGTGCGTTGTCCCGCTTTGCCGGGCGCGAGATCAGCCGCGACGTCATCGGCCGGCTGAAGAGCTGTGGCGTCATCGACGCCGGACCGCGCGCGCCGGCGCTAGGCGCGCCGATCTCCTGGGTGACGACCAAGCGTTTCCTCGAAATTTTCGCACTCGAAAGCCTCCGTGATCTGCCGGACCTTGAAGCGTTGGAGGCGGGCGGGCTGACGCGGCCAGAGCAAAACGACGACATCGGCATGGAACTCGACGGCGTGCTGGGGGTAGACGTTGGGATCGCGGAGGACGAAGAGCAGCCTGAGACGCCAGAGTTTGATGAACCCTACGGCGAACTTTGA
- a CDS encoding DUF1403 family protein has product MTALAPFAHRPRKKPAAGADEAGRNALPANAFPKWARAPAGALDSMSDVEAAVLAGASLAALDAVVTGGQGEAPSFLGVLRARQARAAAAHCAQAARLREDDAALRDALALAAPAAALSPAGRLYALFRLFGAARFKGDQDDVERAGELLGLSGDVTAYVEIVRAHVVGAREPLGRSIAAAAAIARRAGADGARAETAELLALWAADLVLAKRLGWDRPLALLAPRVSEMRDATGRRLRPGDSGWPSAALRAYARAAADVHLAAVDLERRATTLVALLPKLRAKPAGRVVALLLADDGVTPAAAARATGMSDRAARRLFDRLVDLGGARELTGRESFRIYGL; this is encoded by the coding sequence GTGACCGCCCTCGCGCCATTCGCTCACCGTCCCCGCAAAAAACCCGCCGCCGGCGCAGACGAGGCGGGGCGCAACGCTTTGCCAGCAAACGCCTTTCCGAAATGGGCGCGCGCCCCCGCCGGCGCGCTCGACAGCATGTCCGACGTCGAGGCCGCCGTCCTCGCCGGCGCCAGTCTCGCCGCGCTCGACGCCGTCGTCACAGGCGGGCAGGGGGAGGCGCCGTCGTTCCTGGGCGTCTTGCGGGCGCGCCAGGCGCGCGCCGCGGCGGCGCATTGCGCGCAGGCGGCGCGTCTGCGCGAGGATGACGCCGCTTTGCGCGACGCGCTAGCGCTCGCCGCCCCGGCGGCGGCGCTCAGCCCCGCCGGCCGCCTCTACGCGCTGTTTCGCTTGTTCGGGGCGGCGCGGTTCAAGGGGGACCAGGACGACGTCGAACGCGCCGGGGAGCTGCTGGGCCTGAGTGGCGACGTGACGGCCTATGTCGAGATCGTTCGCGCCCATGTCGTCGGCGCCCGCGAGCCGCTCGGGCGATCGATCGCCGCGGCGGCGGCAATTGCGCGCCGGGCAGGGGCGGACGGCGCGCGCGCCGAGACCGCCGAGCTCCTGGCGCTCTGGGCGGCCGATCTGGTGCTCGCAAAACGACTCGGCTGGGATCGACCGCTCGCCTTGCTGGCCCCGCGGGTCAGTGAGATGCGCGATGCGACGGGGCGGCGCTTGCGCCCCGGTGACTCTGGGTGGCCGAGCGCGGCGCTGCGCGCCTATGCGCGCGCCGCGGCGGACGTGCATCTCGCCGCCGTCGATCTCGAGCGGAGGGCGACGACGCTCGTCGCCCTCCTGCCAAAACTGCGCGCCAAGCCCGCTGGCCGCGTCGTCGCGCTGCTGCTCGCCGACGACGGCGTCACGCCCGCCGCCGCGGCCCGGGCGACCGGCATGTCGGATCGCGCGGCGCGGCGGTTGTTCGACCGGCTCGTCGACCTCGGCGGCGCGCGCGAGCTGACCGGGCGCGAAAGTTTCAGGATCTACGGACTGTGA
- a CDS encoding TniQ family protein, producing MTAEALASLFPVAPRPAAEERLSSWLSRVAGIYGMSANALLAHFGTAEVSALTLEQGLSAEQGALIGVRVGLSAQTIDAMTFAALAPHARFLIAPSARYFCPRCAKTPAIGRKNAALPWTFWCSVHGVRLWARDKRPMQSFLPESVLERLDPLARRGAARLAAWAEDRDAVGETGAPTVPDLLRFLTASYRRPSPPSLAEQPRLSLEARRANHAFLTRPIARQALLVVAPEYNRFAPVLAKPVRPGLAALACGSLLQNYALAVGVARLTENPVEHAAAALAAADAEGETSLRRILESWPYATRRRIDVELRRLTDAKAARKPPRPRRLQRSSINYARVPQISARFVP from the coding sequence TTGACGGCAGAGGCGCTCGCCTCGCTTTTCCCTGTCGCGCCGCGACCGGCGGCCGAGGAGCGCCTGTCGTCATGGCTGTCGCGGGTTGCGGGGATTTACGGCATGTCGGCGAATGCGCTCCTCGCCCATTTCGGGACCGCGGAAGTCTCGGCGCTGACGCTGGAACAGGGCCTGTCGGCGGAGCAGGGGGCCTTGATCGGCGTGCGCGTCGGGTTGAGCGCGCAAACGATCGACGCTATGACATTCGCCGCTTTGGCGCCGCACGCCCGTTTCCTGATCGCGCCGAGCGCCAGATATTTTTGTCCGCGCTGCGCCAAGACCCCCGCGATCGGCCGCAAGAACGCGGCGCTGCCCTGGACGTTTTGGTGTTCCGTGCACGGCGTCCGGCTGTGGGCGCGCGACAAGCGGCCGATGCAGAGCTTTCTTCCCGAAAGCGTTCTCGAACGCCTCGATCCTCTCGCCAGGCGCGGCGCCGCCCGGCTGGCGGCCTGGGCCGAGGATCGCGACGCCGTCGGCGAGACGGGCGCGCCGACGGTTCCAGATCTGCTGCGATTCCTCACCGCCTCCTATCGTCGTCCGTCGCCGCCGTCCCTGGCGGAGCAGCCGCGGCTCTCGCTGGAGGCGCGGCGCGCCAACCACGCCTTTCTGACCCGGCCGATCGCCCGACAGGCTCTGCTCGTCGTGGCGCCGGAATACAATCGCTTCGCGCCTGTCCTCGCCAAGCCGGTTCGCCCTGGGCTCGCCGCTCTCGCGTGCGGCTCGCTCTTGCAGAACTACGCTTTGGCGGTCGGCGTGGCGCGCCTGACCGAAAACCCCGTCGAACACGCCGCGGCGGCGCTGGCGGCGGCCGACGCCGAGGGGGAAACGAGCCTACGCCGAATTTTGGAGTCCTGGCCCTATGCGACGCGTCGGCGCATCGACGTCGAGTTGCGGCGCCTGACCGACGCCAAGGCGGCCCGAAAACCTCCGCGACCGAGGCGTTTGCAGCGCAGTTCCATAAATTATGCGCGAGTCCCACAAATTTCGGCTCGTTTTGTCCCATGA
- a CDS encoding TniB family NTP-binding protein: MTEDFEHLFASSRPVAALSSDERLRRIRADRWINYPRAQQALTMLEDLISFPRRARMPNLLIVGESGMGKTMIVEKFARDHPAHFDAVNGLKRMPVVLVQMVSGPDEARFYKRLLAAIGAPEPTRPTLGALENAALRVLEQAQPGMLVIDEVHSLRAGTVREQARFLNMLRFLGNELRIPLVCVGTQQARNSLRTDEQLVRRFEAIALPPWRNDQDFAALIGSLQRTLPLRRESEIGERALKSILETTGGVTAAIFSLMTRLAVAAIVSGEERIMGSDFEDAKTTSSLLGEAV; encoded by the coding sequence CGTCCGGTCGCGGCCTTGAGTTCGGACGAGCGCCTCCGCCGGATTCGCGCGGACCGGTGGATCAACTACCCGCGGGCGCAGCAGGCGCTGACGATGCTCGAGGACCTCATCTCGTTTCCGCGGCGGGCCCGCATGCCCAATCTGTTGATTGTCGGCGAATCCGGCATGGGCAAGACGATGATCGTCGAAAAGTTCGCGCGCGATCACCCCGCCCATTTCGACGCCGTCAACGGGCTCAAGCGCATGCCGGTCGTGCTTGTCCAGATGGTCTCAGGTCCGGACGAAGCCCGCTTTTACAAGCGGCTCCTGGCGGCGATCGGCGCGCCGGAGCCGACCCGACCGACGCTGGGCGCGTTGGAGAACGCGGCGCTGCGCGTGTTGGAGCAGGCGCAGCCTGGCATGCTGGTCATCGACGAGGTCCATAGTCTGCGGGCGGGGACTGTGCGCGAGCAGGCGCGGTTTCTCAACATGCTGCGGTTCTTGGGCAACGAGCTGCGCATTCCGCTCGTCTGCGTCGGCACCCAGCAAGCCCGCAATTCACTCAGGACGGACGAACAACTGGTGCGCCGCTTCGAGGCCATCGCCCTCCCGCCCTGGCGGAACGACCAGGATTTCGCGGCGTTGATCGGAAGTTTGCAGCGCACTCTGCCATTGCGCCGGGAAAGCGAGATCGGGGAGCGGGCGCTCAAAAGCATCCTCGAGACGACGGGCGGCGTCACGGCGGCGATCTTTTCGTTGATGACGCGGCTGGCCGTCGCCGCCATCGTGAGCGGCGAGGAGCGGATCATGGGATCCGATTTCGAGGACGCCAAAACGACATCGTCGCTCCTGGGGGAGGCCGTTTGA